One Synechococcus sp. Nb3U1 genomic window, GGGGGCCTGGCCAAGCAGATGCCGAAAGCCTTCGCCCTGTTTACAGCGGGATCCCTGGCCTCTTTGGCCCTGCCCGGGATGAGTGGCTTTGTTGGTGAGCTGACGGTGTTCTTGGGCCTGACCACCAGCGATGCCTACACGCCCGCTTTCAAAGCTGGGATCGCCCTGCTAGCGGCGGTCGGGATCATCCTTACCCCGATTTATTTGCTCTCCATGCTGCGGCAGGTGTTCTACGGGGCTCAAGATCCGGGCTTGGTGGTGGAAAGCTACCTTGGCGATGTGCGCCCACGGGAAATGGCTGTTGCCCTCTGTTTGCTTTTGCCAATCATCGGTATTGGCCTTTACCCACGGCTGGCTACCCAAACCTACGATGTGACGGCAGTGGCGGTGGCTTCACAGGTGCGCAGCGTATTGCCCACCGAAATTGTGCAGCAACCGTTTTTCCCCTTCCCGATTCAACCGGCTCAGGTGGCGGCTCTCCCCTTGGAAGATTAAGAGATTCGATAGGTACAATCCTTTACTTTCTCAGCAGGAGAGCTGTGGTTTGAGTCGCCTTCAGGCTCAGATTTCAGCTCTTCTCCCGTTTTAAGGATTGCTTTAGAGACCGAGATTTTGGGTGAGAGGGATCCCTTCAAGCCCAAGTTTGGCAGGGACTTCAGTGGTGCTCTGAACGCATGGAGCTTTGTTCCATCAGATTCAACTGCACCACCAACCACCACAGGGTCACATCAGAATAGGTAGCTCGCCGCTTGAGCCGAGAAATGGAGTGTACTGGATTTTGACTGTCGATCATCCACTCAGAAGCGATGATTTGACCACGTTGCTGGGCGTTCATTTGCGCTCCCTCCACTCGCCGACTACCTATATTTAGGATGGCGAATGTCTTCAAGAGCGTGTGAAAAAATATATTACGCACTAGCACGCAACGGCGGCTAACTTTCTTAGCAATTGCAGGCTCCAGGCCCCAAAAACCGCTGAATTGCTTTGCAGAAATACTGGATTTTTTCAGAAAGTGAAAGAAAAACTTCGTAAAAGTGGCAAAATATCAGGCAAGTCGATTGGCCCTTGCTTCATAATTCTTAAGCTTAAGCATCTGCCGATGGTCATATCTATCCACTGACCTGCGGGGCGGTTGCTTTTTCATTCTTCCACCTGAGCACCCACTCAAAACATGCGAGCCACCTCCACTCCTCTTTCTTTCCAGCCCCGTTCTGCTCTTGGAGAAGTGGTGGAGGCGAGTACAACAACCTTTGTGGCCCAATGCTTTGAGCCGGAACGGTTGACCTTCCCTGCCATGCCGGCCCTTGGCAGTTGGACACGCTCCCAAGATGAAGAGACCGGCAACCTTGTCTACGGGGTAGTTTGTCATGCGGCCATTACCCCCATTGATACAGTGCACCGCGCCAGAGCCCTGGGGCTGTCTGCCCAAGAGCTACGGGAACAACAACCGCAAATTTTTGCCATGTTGCGTACCGACTTCCGCTCGGCCATCGTCGGGTTTGTTAGCGAAGGGCGCGTCTATCAGTACCTACCGCCGCGGCCTCCCCAAATTCACCAGCCGGTTTACCGCTGTTCTGAGGCAGAGGTGGCGGAGTTTTGCCGCTCTTTCGAGTTTTTGCGCACCCTGCTGCAGGTGAACGGGATCCCTGCCGATGAGTTGGTGGCGGCCGTGATCCGCCAGAGCTACCGGATCTTGAACCGGGATCGGGACTGGCTGTTACGAGCCGGGCGCCACCTGAGTTCGCTATTGCGGGATGATTACGAGCATCTCAGCGCAATTTTACGAAAGATTGAAGCCTAAGCGAAGAAATATTGAGAATGGCCTTGCCACCTAGCGGAGGGTGGTAGTCTGAGGCGGTTTCCTAATGGATTCATCCCTTTTTGTAACGTCATTTCTTGCTTAAAAATGTTTAACAAATTCAACCCCTCCGACAAACCTTCTAAAGGCAACTGGGCTGGCCGCACCTTTTCTGCTGCTGTAGGGGCTTCAGTAGCAGCTGCTGTCTGCATTGCCCATGGTCAGCCGGCTCACGTGTCTTTGTTGGTAGCCAGTTGCGCGACGGTATTTGCCCTCGTCCTAGATGAGATGGGCTGGATTTAGGGAATTAGGCTCCATTGGTTTTACCTCCGATAGCCAATCTGGGTCTGAAGGAAGGGATCCCCATCTGGCTGGGTTGAGGGCTTGGGCTAGGGGATCCCTTTACCCTTCACTTGAAATAAGGATCCAGTAGTACCGTCCAGCTGTTGTACTTTTGCTCGTATTCATAGGGGCACTGGTCGGCGCGTTCTTCCGGCAACCCGTCCTCTCCGACCAAATCGGCAAATTGGTCTGGGTTGCTGCCGTAGATCAGACAGGCCATGCTGTAAAACCGCTGGGCGCTGAGGGCGTGTTCTCCCCAGTAGGTTAGGTTCTCCATTTCCGCCTCTTGAGCAGCATCAAAGGCAAATTGAGCCATACCAACAATAGCAGCCCATTCTCCTTCCAAGCCGTATTCCAGCAAAGACAAGACGGCAAACTCATCCACCACATCCTCTTCCCGCCCGGTGATCGGCAGCTCGTACTGATCCACCAAGGCATGGCCTAGCTCGTGGAAAAAGGTAAACAGGCCGGAGTTGATCACATGGGCTTCCAGGTCTTCCGGGGATGTGTTCTCATCCGCAAAAAGGGCTGCATAGTAGGCGATTAGCTCGTAGCACATCGAGATCTGCACGGCCTCTGGGTCGTAAAAAGCGTTGACCGTGCCACACTCAGTAAAAACCACCTGGATATCTTGAGGGAAGGCAAACTCCTCATTCAAGCCGGCGATCAGCTCATCAAAGGTGCCATTACTTTCCAGGATCAGGCGCACCGCCTCCAGTTCCGCATCTTCGGTTGCTTCGTAGGTGAGAACCAAATCCCCTGCGTCCTCGATCGCTTGCGCCAAACTGATGGATGGGATCCCGACCCAAGCCAGCATACCCGCCAATATCCCGCCAACCGTTCGACTGAGCCAGCTCGACATACCCCCTCCTTGAGTCGGATCTGGGGGTAAAGTATAACATTTAACTCCAGTGTTCCAGCAAGATCTAAGCTCAACAAAGCCCCGGCCTATAGTTAGGATGAATCGGTGGACTAGCTGACCTATACCCGGGCTAGATGCTTAACCAAAGGGCCACTCGGCGAGTCTGCCATGCTCAGGTGTAAAGTACCTATGGCCGTCAACATAATCTTCAACATAAGTTGACGGGACTGCTGAAGCAAAAGGATCTGTGAGCGATGTAAGCCTGTAGACTCCAGATCTCTTCATGCTTCCTTTGTATGTAGAGTAGAGGTGAACTTGTAGGGTAGAGTAGAGGGTTTTCTGGCCTAATGCGGGTATATTAGGGGCAGCTTGAGCCTTCTGTACCTATTGCGTTTTCACTTATTCTTCACGTTGTCACGCGATTCCAAGCCCATTGCTCTGCATGAAGCTCCGCCAAAAAATTCTCTGGCTCATGGGATCCTCCCTCTTTTGCGGAGTTGTAAGCCTGACCGGATTGTTGCTGCATTGGGGATCCCCTTTTCGGGCGGAATCGGTGCGGATCACGGCCCCAGAAGTCAGAACTTACAGTGTAAACCTCTACGAAGAGTGGGTCTGGTTCTATCTGGTGCTATTGGGGATCAGCCTCGGATCTTCGACTTGGCTGCTGATCTTGGTCGATCAACAGGTGCTCAGTCGCTGGCAGCCTTCTCCAAATGAATTGGATAAGCAGGGCCGAACCAGAGGATCCCTGAGCCCGCAACACCTCAACGCCGCCCTAGAACAACAGGTGCAACAGCAAACGGCCCAGCTGCGCCAGGCCCTCAACTACGAAGCCACTCTCAAACATATCACCGACAAAGTTCGCGACAGCCTGGAAGAAGACCAAATATTACAGACAGTAGTACAGGAGTTGGCCACCCGGCTGGAGGTGCTGGGCTGCGATGCCAGCCTCTACGACCTGAAGATGGGGGTGAGTCGGATCGTCTGTGAATCTGAAGCCGATTTGCCCCCCAACTTGAAACCTACCGTGCCGATCGAAGCCCAAAGTGGCCTGTACAGGCGCCTCTTGGCTGGGGATCTGGTTTTACTGTGTCAACTTCCCCCCACCCAAGTCCGGGATCTCAAAGAACCGCTCTTGTGTCTGGCCTGTCCTATCTTCGACCGCTTAAGTAGCCCGAAATCTCTGCAACTCGGTGAGCAAACACAGCCCAATCGCTTCACGGTTTCCGATGGCGCTTCCCCCGAGCTGGCGATTTTTGGGGATCTGTGGCTGTTCAAACCCATCAACAAAGAGTTTAGCGAGCCCGAGATCCGGCTGGTGCAGCAGGTGGCCACTCAATGTGCGATCGGACTGCGGCAAGCACACTTATACAGAGCTTTGCAGAGCCAAGTAGAGCAGTTGCAGTCGTTGCATCAACTCAAGGATGACTTTCTGAATACGATCTCCCACGAGTTGCGCACCCCCATGTCCAATATCAAGATGTCCCTCTACATGATCCGCAAAACCCAGGATGAGGAGCGGCGACAGCGCTATCTGGATATTTTAGAAACCGAATGTAGCCGCGAGATCGATCTGATTAACGATTTGCTAGATCTGCAACGGCTGGAAGCCGGGGTGGATCTACCCCTTTCAGAACCGGTGGATTTGGCTTGTTGGCTGCCGGCTCAATTGCGCTCGTTCGAGGCCCGTATCGCCCATTATCGGCAAACTCTACAGGTGGAATGGGATCCGGCTCTAGAGGCTGCTGAGCCCCAACTTTGGACGGACACCCAACGTCTCTCGCGCATTCTGGGGGAGCTGATCAACAACGCCTGCAAGTACACCGCTCCAGGGGGAGAGATTCGCCTGTCGATGACTTCACAGCTTGTTGAGCCTACGGGTCGTCCAGAGGAAACGTACATTCGCTTTGAGATCTCTAATCCTACTCAGATCCCTGTCAACCAACTGCCACATCTGTTTGACAAGTTTTACCGGGTACCGGGCGGGGATCCCTGGAAACGGGGGGGAACCGGGCTGGGGTTAGCCTTGGTAAAAAAATTGGTGGAACAACTGGGGGGTAAGATCGACGTAACCAGCCAGGCGGGCCTGACCACCTTCTGGTTTGTTCTGCCCCAAAACCGACCGCCCTCTCATCCTGGATCGTTGCCCGTATCTGCTGCTCTACCCCAACCTTGACCTTGCTCATAGGGTCTTGCATATGGTCTGGCTCAGGCAGGATTCCCAGCCCAACTCTGCAATCATTGCTTCTGCGTGTATGACCCAAGTTCGTGTATGACCCAAGTTAAGGAGAGTTTTCCCACTGCCCTACTCCCCGACTCTCTGTTCGCTCAGCCTCTTGCAGGCTGATGGAATCCATGACCGCTCTTCCCCTCGTTTCGGTGATCCTGGGCACTCGCCCGGAAGCGATTAAGCTGGCCCCGGTAATCCGTGCTCTGCAAGCCAGTCCCCACCTGCGCACTGAAGTGATCTTGACTGGGCAACACCGGGAAATGGTGGATCAAGTGATGCAGCTGTTCGGCCTACAGCCGGATCGGGATCTGGCGATTATGCGCCCGCGCCAAAGCCTGACGGATATTACCGAAGCCACCCTACGCGGTTTGGAACCCTATTTCAAGGCCAGTCAGCCGGATCTGATCCTGGTACAGGGGGACACTACCACCGCCTTTGCCGCCACCCTGGCCGCTTTTTACCAACGGATCCCGGTAGGGCATGTGGAAGCGGGCCTGCGCACCGACGATCTCTACAATCCCTTCCCAGAAGAAGCCAATCGCCGCCTGATCTCCCAGTTGGCCAGCCTGCATTTTGCCCCTACCCCCCAGGCTCTAGAAAACTTAAAGCGAAGTGATGTGGTGGGATCCCTCTATTGCACCGGCAACACCGTCATCGATGCCCTACTGCAGGTGGCTGCCCAAGGGATCCCTTGCCCGATCCCTGGCCTGGATTGGCAGCAATACCGTGTCCTGTTGGTCACGTTGCATCGGCGGGAAAATTGGGGGGATCCCTTAGTCGCGATTGGCAAAGCGCTGCTGCAACTTTTGGAGGAATTTCCCGATACTGCTCTGCTACTGCCTTTGCACCGCAACCCGGTGGTTCGGGATCCCTTACAGGCTTTGCTGGGATCCCATGGGCGAGTTTTCCTAACTGAGCCGTTGGAGTATCACCTTTGGGTGGCGGCCATGCAGCGCTGTACCCTTATCCTGAGCGATTCCGGTGGCATTCAAGAAGAAGCCCCAGCCCTGGGTAAGCCGGTGCTGGTATTGCGGCAAACCACCGAACGCCCAGAAGCAATCGCCGCTGGCACCGCCCGCCTTGTCGGTACGGGTACCGCTGGGATCCTCAGTGCCGCCCGGGAATTGCTCTCGGATCCCCAAGCCTATGCCCGCATGGCCCAAGCCCAAAACCCCTTTGGGGATGGTACTGCAGCTCAACAGATTTGCTCCATCATCGAGCAGTGGGTTGCCCCTTGAGGCCCTCAAAACTGGGTCACAAAACGTTACGAGGAAAACGGTTTCTTCTGCATTGCTCCCTTACAGTGAAAAGTTAGTCTCAAAGACCCATAGAGATCCAATCATGAGCACGACCCAAACTGCCCCCGCCGTTGTCCGGGTACCGATTGTGGATGCCACCCCGGACAATGTGCAACCCTTCGGCCAACTGTTAGGGGATGATGTGGCCAAGCCCGGCTTGGGGATCCCGTTTTATCAGGGGCGTGTTCTGGAAGGGCAGAACATCGACTTTGAGTACACCGGCAAAGCTGTCATCCGCACCGCCAAGATCCTGCCCGGTTACCCACCCGTGCTCTGGTTGGAGCGCCACATGCGCATGACACAATTGTTCATCGCGCTGGGCCAGGAGCCGTTCATCATGGTGATGGCTCCCCCCAACCACCCCAGCGAAGCTCCCGATCTGGACAAAGTACAAGCCTTGCGCTTTCCGGCCGGCCATGGGCTGCTCCTGCACCTGGGCACCTGGCACGATTTCCCCATCGCCTGTGAGCGCCCGGTGGTAGTGCTAACGGCCAACTCCGACGAAGTGGTGGAAGCCTTGGCCAGCATGAAAGGGGCCCACGAAATGAATCAAGGGGATGTGTTCAAAATTTCCTTGCCGCAGCGGCTGAAAGCGGAGATCCATCTGGAGCTGGTTTGAGCCCCAGCCTTGGGTCTTGTCCAAACGGGCTTTGTCAAAAATGGAATTCGTCCGGCCCACGCAAGGAGCGATACTGAACTGAGACTGACTTTTTTCTTGCACACTTTAGATGCTTATAACTGGCATGATCTCCTTCTCCCGTCCTGATGGGGCTGCTGTACCTGCCTACCTAGCTGATCACGACAGTGAGACGGAGTCCTTACCCAGCGAATCCCCTTTGGGTGGTGTGGTGGTGTTGCAGGAATGGTGGGGCCTCAATCCACAAATTCGGACGGTGGCGGATCGGCTGGCGGAAGCAGGCTACCGGGCGTTGGTACCGGATCTGTACCGGGGCAAATTGGCTCAGCAATTGATGGGATCCCTCAACCGTGAAGATGTGGTGCCAGGATATTGCTGGGGCCATCCAGTACCTAAAGACTTCTGTGCCGAAGGTGGCCGTGATCGGGTTTTGCCTGGGGGGTGCTCTGACCTTAGCTGCGGCCAGTACCTTGACGGGGTTTGAGGCAGCCGTGTGTTTCTATGGCATTCCGCCCCTAGATCAGGTGGAGCCCAGCCAGATTTCCATCTCATTGCAAGCTCACTTCGCCACTCAAGACGACTGGTGTAATCCCACTCTCGTCGGGC contains:
- a CDS encoding DUF4344 domain-containing metallopeptidase — its product is MSSWLSRTVGGILAGMLAWVGIPSISLAQAIEDAGDLVLTYEATEDAELEAVRLILESNGTFDELIAGLNEEFAFPQDIQVVFTECGTVNAFYDPEAVQISMCYELIAYYAALFADENTSPEDLEAHVINSGLFTFFHELGHALVDQYELPITGREEDVVDEFAVLSLLEYGLEGEWAAIVGMAQFAFDAAQEAEMENLTYWGEHALSAQRFYSMACLIYGSNPDQFADLVGEDGLPEERADQCPYEYEQKYNSWTVLLDPYFK
- a CDS encoding GAF domain-containing sensor histidine kinase, coding for MKLRQKILWLMGSSLFCGVVSLTGLLLHWGSPFRAESVRITAPEVRTYSVNLYEEWVWFYLVLLGISLGSSTWLLILVDQQVLSRWQPSPNELDKQGRTRGSLSPQHLNAALEQQVQQQTAQLRQALNYEATLKHITDKVRDSLEEDQILQTVVQELATRLEVLGCDASLYDLKMGVSRIVCESEADLPPNLKPTVPIEAQSGLYRRLLAGDLVLLCQLPPTQVRDLKEPLLCLACPIFDRLSSPKSLQLGEQTQPNRFTVSDGASPELAIFGDLWLFKPINKEFSEPEIRLVQQVATQCAIGLRQAHLYRALQSQVEQLQSLHQLKDDFLNTISHELRTPMSNIKMSLYMIRKTQDEERRQRYLDILETECSREIDLINDLLDLQRLEAGVDLPLSEPVDLACWLPAQLRSFEARIAHYRQTLQVEWDPALEAAEPQLWTDTQRLSRILGELINNACKYTAPGGEIRLSMTSQLVEPTGRPEETYIRFEISNPTQIPVNQLPHLFDKFYRVPGGDPWKRGGTGLGLALVKKLVEQLGGKIDVTSQAGLTTFWFVLPQNRPPSHPGSLPVSAALPQP
- the wecB gene encoding non-hydrolyzing UDP-N-acetylglucosamine 2-epimerase, whose product is MTALPLVSVILGTRPEAIKLAPVIRALQASPHLRTEVILTGQHREMVDQVMQLFGLQPDRDLAIMRPRQSLTDITEATLRGLEPYFKASQPDLILVQGDTTTAFAATLAAFYQRIPVGHVEAGLRTDDLYNPFPEEANRRLISQLASLHFAPTPQALENLKRSDVVGSLYCTGNTVIDALLQVAAQGIPCPIPGLDWQQYRVLLVTLHRRENWGDPLVAIGKALLQLLEEFPDTALLLPLHRNPVVRDPLQALLGSHGRVFLTEPLEYHLWVAAMQRCTLILSDSGGIQEEAPALGKPVLVLRQTTERPEAIAAGTARLVGTGTAGILSAARELLSDPQAYARMAQAQNPFGDGTAAQQICSIIEQWVAP
- a CDS encoding ureidoglycolate lyase; translation: MSTTQTAPAVVRVPIVDATPDNVQPFGQLLGDDVAKPGLGIPFYQGRVLEGQNIDFEYTGKAVIRTAKILPGYPPVLWLERHMRMTQLFIALGQEPFIMVMAPPNHPSEAPDLDKVQALRFPAGHGLLLHLGTWHDFPIACERPVVVLTANSDEVVEALASMKGAHEMNQGDVFKISLPQRLKAEIHLELV
- a CDS encoding dienelactone hydrolase family protein; translated protein: MISFSRPDGAAVPAYLADHDSETESLPSESPLGGVVVLQEWWGLNPQIRTVADRLAEAGYRALVPDLYRGKLAQQLMGSLNREDVVPGYCWGHPVPKDFCAEGGRDRVLPGGCSDLSCGQYLDGV
- a CDS encoding dienelactone hydrolase family protein — its product is MPKVAVIGFCLGGALTLAAASTLTGFEAAVCFYGIPPLDQVEPSQISISLQAHFATQDDWCNPTLVGQLEERLRQGQVPFTLYRYEAQHAFMNATRPEVYDAAAATLAWDRLLTFLNAQLSSPQPV